From Sphingobacterium bambusae:
TCTGCCGTAGGGTCGTTGACCGCAATGTAGGCTTTTCCGTTATGGACAAGTGCCGAGCTGGAGTTGGACACCAACGGGAAATCCAGTTTCTTAACCACTTTTTGCGTGTTAACATCCACGATAAGATATTCCCACATCACGGCATACCACCAATCGTCCTTTACCTTGACATTGTTGGCAGCATCATGCGCGGAGATCAAGAGTGCTTTTCCGTTACCTAGGTATTGTACGCCCAGCTGGTTGTCACCATTCCGTTGCGCGCTTACGTTGAAAAAGTAGTCTTGGTCCAAGGTCTGCTCACCATCCTTAATACGGAAGAATCCTGTAGGCATGTTGGCTTTACCGCCTCCGAGCATAGGCATCGGATAGGTCATCAGGTAGGTGTAGCCATTATCTTTGAACTTGTGGAAGTAGCCATTTCTTACCGGGCCAATAGGGTTCGAGCGGAGGTCTTTTCCGGTTAATTTAAAGTTGGCAAAATTCGGATAGTCCACGACTGCGGTATAAGTGGTATCGTAAACGACTTTGGTAATCTGATTGTATAGGCTATAACCAAGGAAAATCTTATCGCCTTGTGAAACCATAGCATAAAGGCGAATTTGGTGATCTTTAGGGACTGCTGTTCCCGTGTCAAAGGTTCCTGATGCTGTTACATCCAGTGTGTTAATGTCAACAACGGTATATTCATTGCTACTGCGCGGGCCGAAGGCCAAGTGGGTATCGTCCAGCCAGGTGTGCCAACCAAGGTATAGGCTGGAAAGGGTTGAAAAGGGAACGACCTTTATGGTTTGTAATAGACCGTTTTCGATGCTGTATTTTCCGAATTTTTTGGCTGTAGGATCCAAGTGGTAAAAGTATTTACCCTTTTGGATTTTGTTTTCGCCCCAAGTAAAGATGCTGGTTACATCCGTTCCGTTGCCTACGGGTGTAATCACGCCGTTCATTAGGTCTTTGATGGGAACCATAAACGTTCCGTTATCGGTGCTGTAAGAAATAATGAAATTGGGCTCTTCCTGTGCTGGTGTGTCAGGTTCGTTAGATGAGTCGCTACAAGAGACCGACAGAAAAGTAACGGCTGCTAAAGCTAGCGAGCCAAATAGGCTTCTTTTAATGATAGAGTACATAGTTATTATTGATATAATTATTATTTAATGGATTGTAAGAAATAGCGGAACTTGATGGCGTAGGAACGACCAGGTTTCTGCAGCTTAAACATATCATAAGCGATCTCATCGGTGAGGTTGCGCCCCTCGATCGTAACATTGTATTTGTTCATGCCGAAAGAATAGGTTAAAGCAATATTATGCAGCCATTGTGCCGGAATGTAATCTTTCGTTGACTTGTCGCCGAGTTTCGACCAGCTCAAAGAATAGTCGTTTACAAATTGGAGGTAGTAATTGATGAACAAGTTCGTGTTTTTTTTGCCGAAAGCATCACGTACAATCGTGCTTAGATCGGCATTACCGTAAAGCCATGGTTCATTGGGTGTTCTGTTTCCGTAGCTGATTTTCGTTCTATTCGTTCCTTTTATATACTTTTCACGGTCTACCGCATTGTAATAGCTCAGGTTGACCATCGCTCTGATCAGACCTCCTTTATAGTTGTAACGCAGTTCAACGTCAGCTCCGTTTATCTTGATTCCACCCTCGTTGGAAGAATATCTTCTAGTGCCAAATTGCCCTTCGTAGGTTGTGTTGATGATGTAGTCTTTAGCATTACGATAGAATAAGCCCCCATCAAAAAACACATCGTGGTCACCTTGAACATATTGATAGTATAGAGAAAGATTGTAGTTATCGCTGTTTACAGGTTTTAAACCGGGGCTGGCATCCACGTTGATGCCGTCTCCGTGAAGTTCTACAAAGCTGGGAAGTCTATATGCATGCTCGTAGGAAGCCTTGATACCCAATTTCTCTAGAATGCGAAAATTGCTGGCGGCGCCGTAGCCGGTAAAACTTGTTGACTCGTCTGTCGAGGGATTTTCTCCGCCTTGGGTTTTACCAATTACGGTATATCTTTTGACAAAAAAGGAGTTGTTTAATCGTTCTTTTAATAATACTTGTTGGTAGTTTAAACCTGTAGTATGTTGTGTGGTACGATTTGTTTTGTTATAGAAATCGTTGTACGGATCAATTTCGTTGTATGATTCTCGGGTAAAGCTATTTACGTTGTGGTTTAACGTAAAGATGTGGTTGGGCCTAAGGGCATAGTTTACATTGGCCTGTGCAAAAAAGGTATTATTTTTCTGATGCTGTATTGATTTATTTGAAGTGAGCTCTCCGGCATTGGGAAAGTAAGTGTCCAAGTGGTAGCCCAGCCAAGTGTAGTCGTTGTAAGAGGCTGTGTCGGTAATAACCGACTTACTATTGGAAAAGTTTGTATACATCGAAGCAGAAAGACCATCGGTAAACAGGCGGTCTTTACGATATCGGAAGCTCGGTGTGAAGCTTCTTGTCGTGTTGTGCACTTTCCCCAACACTCGTTCTTGGGTAGCTCCGGTCTGTACATCATTGTCTACAAAGGTATGAGTGAAGCCAAGGACGGCCAGATCGGCCCACTTCTTATTGCTTAGACCTACCTCAAGCTGTGTCATGTAGGACTCGTAGCTATCGTGAAATCTTCGTGCCGAAGGTATAGTATCGTAGGACTGCTTAACGGAACCAAATTCATCGTCGCCTACCGTTCTTTTGGGAACTACTAAGTAGAGGCCAGCCTCAGGGTTGGTCCGCATCAGGTAGTTGTTGTCCGAGTAGTTATAATATGTGTTCAGGTTGAAACGAAGTCCAGTTTTAGGCTCTGTGTATCCGGCGCTTAGTGCTGTTCGATGGGTGTTAAACGAAGATAGGCTGTAGCTGAGGTCAAGAAACTTCGACTTATCCCTGTTAGTCACGATATTGATTGCGCCTCCAAGTGCATCCGATCCGAGGTAGGCGGGAACGACCCCCTTGTATACCTCTATCCGCTCGGCTATATTAACCGGGATGTTATTGAAGGATAGTCCACTGCCCATCGACTCGATCGGTATCCCGTCCATGAAGAATCGGACGTTGTTGCCTGATAATCCATTAAGCGAAAAGCTAAAGTTGGAACCGAGTCCCCCCTGTTCGCGAATACGAATACCTGTACTACGGTTCAGCAATTGGTTGATGTCGGTATTTGTATTGGCAAATTCTTTGGTCTCGATAACGTTGACGTTGAAGCCGGTTTCCTTGATCTTCTGTGCCACACGCCTACCTGTAATCTCAACCTTTTCGATATGATTGGCCGATTCAACAAGTTGAAAGTCGGCGCGTAGGAGCTTATTATCCGCAAGAGTTATTTTTCGCTCCTGCTCTTGGTGGCCTAGGCTGTGTACACGAAGTAAATAATTTCCTTTGGAAGACTTTGTACTGATCTCGTAGTCTCCCTTTATGTCACTAAGCGTCTGCTCGCCGGTTGACAGATCGATTTTTGCGCCGGCGATTCCTGCCCCGGACGTTGACGTAATTTTACCTGTGATTTTGTAATACTGGCCTTGTACACTTAAAGTAAGGAATAACAATAGTGAACAACAGGTCCATTTGATATCAAGCATTTTATTTAGATTAATTATATATAGGAACGTAGCCTATATATCGATTAACCGAAGGTTTGCTTGAAAAAAAAGTTGAATTTATTTTATCCGGTCCATTCTGACGATAAAATCGACTGATTTTGAAAGGGTTAGTGTTTTTTGGATTTTTTTGCTTTTAATGGAATAGCTCCACACAGCGTGATTATCGTCTTTATCATCAATAGCAAAATAGACCATATCTCCGTCTACGATCACATTTTCTTTGCGCGTACCTTTATCGAGAGGTAGCGCCAGCTTGTGGAGAGTCCCGTTGTCTAGATCAACGAGATAATACTCAAATTGGTAGGTTGAATGGTGGTTGGAGAAGTCGGTATACTTATCCTTTTGCTCGCTACGGATGATGGCTTGCTGATTTCCGAGATACCAAAAACCGTAGGCATGGTTACCTATCTGCTGCGAGATGTTAATCATGTAATTTGGATCTAGTGCGTCGTCGCCCTTCTTTTTTCGGAAGATAGCTGTAGGGGCGTCAAGCTTGTTGCCCAAGGCAATACCGGGGCAGCTCATGAAATACAGATCGCCGTTTTCGTTCTTGGCTGCATAAGATTGCACTGTGTTTATTCCGCCAGGATAAGTAGATCGGGCGTCGGAATGGGTACTTTTCAGACTTAGCGTCTGCATGTTGATCGTGCTAAAATACATGCTGTCGGATGTCGTGTAGTCGCCATCTGCCAAGTATTTGCTATAGGAATAGCCCACCCACAGCTTTTCATGATCGTAGTTAACTACGCCGATATTAAGCTGATCATATCCCGCTGAGATGCTTTTGGGAAGAGGCAGCTTTTGTTGCTGGAGCAAAGTCATGGACTTGGTGTCAATAATATGCATAAATCCGATACTTCCCTGATCCCGCAATACGGTAAATAGCATTAAGGTATCTGTATTTTCCTTCCAGATGAAATGCTCTACATCACCAATCTTACCTAAGGAGATAGAATCCCATGCGGCAAGTGTATTTCTTTCTGATAGATCGTAACGGACAAATTGGTTGGTTTTGTAGTTCAGTTGAAAGAAAGATCGGCCTTTGAGAATAAACTCCCGATTGAACGTAGCGCTTGGAATAGATGCTTCCCTTTGCTGGGAAAGGCTGTCGAGCCTATCCGTTAATATAAAGTTGTTCGGCCCTGTTTTGTTTAAGTTGTAAAATGAAAACGAGGCAGAAAAATCGTCAACAGGCTGTTGTTTATCGGATCGCGGCGAACAGGCAGAAAGCAGGCAGAAAGAAGTGATAAGGAGCAAGAAGTTGTGACAAGCGCGATTTTTAGCCATAAATACCTAGGTAATCTGAAATTGCTTTTTAAGTTTTCGTTGAATAGGTGGAGGCAAAAAGGCCATTTCGTCCTTTTGGAAGACCAAGAATTTATTTTCAGAAGGATGTTCGGAGAGCACGTAGACTTGATTCCGCTTAAAATGAAAGACCCTATTGTTTCGCGTATCGTGAAGCGTAAAATCTCGTT
This genomic window contains:
- a CDS encoding DUF4374 domain-containing protein, translating into MYSIIKRSLFGSLALAAVTFLSVSCSDSSNEPDTPAQEEPNFIISYSTDNGTFMVPIKDLMNGVITPVGNGTDVTSIFTWGENKIQKGKYFYHLDPTAKKFGKYSIENGLLQTIKVVPFSTLSSLYLGWHTWLDDTHLAFGPRSSNEYTVVDINTLDVTASGTFDTGTAVPKDHQIRLYAMVSQGDKIFLGYSLYNQITKVVYDTTYTAVVDYPNFANFKLTGKDLRSNPIGPVRNGYFHKFKDNGYTYLMTYPMPMLGGGKANMPTGFFRIKDGEQTLDQDYFFNVSAQRNGDNQLGVQYLGNGKALLISAHDAANNVKVKDDWWYAVMWEYLIVDVNTQKVVKKLDFPLVSNSSSALVHNGKAYIAVNDPTADAIYIWEYDPETDKLTRGAKIEGGDNDTPILYNLNK
- a CDS encoding TonB-dependent receptor domain-containing protein, whose amino-acid sequence is MLDIKWTCCSLLLFLTLSVQGQYYKITGKITSTSGAGIAGAKIDLSTGEQTLSDIKGDYEISTKSSKGNYLLRVHSLGHQEQERKITLADNKLLRADFQLVESANHIEKVEITGRRVAQKIKETGFNVNVIETKEFANTNTDINQLLNRSTGIRIREQGGLGSNFSFSLNGLSGNNVRFFMDGIPIESMGSGLSFNNIPVNIAERIEVYKGVVPAYLGSDALGGAINIVTNRDKSKFLDLSYSLSSFNTHRTALSAGYTEPKTGLRFNLNTYYNYSDNNYLMRTNPEAGLYLVVPKRTVGDDEFGSVKQSYDTIPSARRFHDSYESYMTQLEVGLSNKKWADLAVLGFTHTFVDNDVQTGATQERVLGKVHNTTRSFTPSFRYRKDRLFTDGLSASMYTNFSNSKSVITDTASYNDYTWLGYHLDTYFPNAGELTSNKSIQHQKNNTFFAQANVNYALRPNHIFTLNHNVNSFTRESYNEIDPYNDFYNKTNRTTQHTTGLNYQQVLLKERLNNSFFVKRYTVIGKTQGGENPSTDESTSFTGYGAASNFRILEKLGIKASYEHAYRLPSFVELHGDGINVDASPGLKPVNSDNYNLSLYYQYVQGDHDVFFDGGLFYRNAKDYIINTTYEGQFGTRRYSSNEGGIKINGADVELRYNYKGGLIRAMVNLSYYNAVDREKYIKGTNRTKISYGNRTPNEPWLYGNADLSTIVRDAFGKKNTNLFINYYLQFVNDYSLSWSKLGDKSTKDYIPAQWLHNIALTYSFGMNKYNVTIEGRNLTDEIAYDMFKLQKPGRSYAIKFRYFLQSIK